The following coding sequences are from one Nitrospirota bacterium window:
- the ribD gene encoding bifunctional diaminohydroxyphosphoribosylaminopyrimidine deaminase/5-amino-6-(5-phosphoribosylamino)uracil reductase RibD: MMIPDEKYMRMALRIAEKARGRTSPNPMVGAVIVKNGRVIASGYHRKAGEPHAEANALMRAGSSAKGSTLYVTLEPCSHTNKRTPPCCPLVVETGIKRVVVAMIDPNPNVSGDGIRRLRKEGIQVTTGVLESEAKKLNEAFVKHVSSRMPFVTLKLAQTLDGKIATSSGESKWITGEQARKEGHKLRDSHDAILVGINTVLSDDPSLTTRVPGGKDPVRVIVDSSLRIPLNARVLTQKSPARTVLATLSGSTRKIGKLRKSGAEVIRARSKNGRVDLRDLMRKLGRMGIMSILIEGGSEVNASALKAGIVDKVVLFVAPILMTGSDSICSVGGSSPLRLAHAVRLRDLSCSKVGDDLMIEGYTRYPGTRAE, from the coding sequence ATGATGATTCCCGACGAAAAATACATGCGCATGGCGCTCCGGATTGCCGAGAAGGCCAGGGGACGGACCAGTCCGAATCCCATGGTCGGCGCCGTAATCGTCAAGAACGGCAGGGTGATCGCCTCGGGCTATCACCGGAAGGCGGGCGAACCCCATGCCGAGGCGAACGCGCTCATGAGAGCCGGCTCTTCGGCAAAAGGCTCGACCTTGTATGTCACGCTCGAACCGTGCTCGCATACGAACAAGCGAACGCCCCCCTGTTGTCCGCTCGTTGTTGAAACGGGGATCAAGCGGGTCGTCGTGGCGATGATCGATCCCAATCCGAACGTATCCGGAGACGGCATCCGGCGGCTCAGGAAAGAGGGCATCCAGGTTACGACGGGCGTGCTTGAGTCCGAGGCAAAAAAACTGAACGAGGCCTTTGTCAAGCATGTGTCGTCGCGCATGCCCTTTGTGACACTCAAGCTGGCCCAGACCCTGGATGGCAAGATCGCGACCTCGTCAGGAGAATCGAAATGGATCACCGGAGAGCAGGCCCGCAAGGAAGGACACAAGCTTCGCGATTCTCATGATGCCATTCTGGTCGGGATCAATACCGTCCTGAGCGATGATCCATCGCTCACTACCAGGGTCCCGGGCGGGAAAGACCCGGTCCGCGTCATCGTCGACAGCTCGCTCCGCATCCCGCTGAATGCCCGCGTGCTGACCCAGAAGTCTCCGGCCAGAACGGTTCTTGCGACGCTCTCCGGATCGACACGCAAGATCGGCAAGCTGCGAAAGTCCGGCGCGGAAGTTATCCGGGCCAGGAGCAAGAACGGCCGCGTGGACCTGCGGGATCTCATGCGGAAGCTGGGCAGGATGGGCATCATGAGCATTCTCATCGAAGGCGGGTCCGAGGTCAATGCTTCGGCGTTGAAGGCGGGCATCGTGGATAAGGTCGTCCTGTTCGTAGCCCCGATACTCATGACCGGGAGCGATTCGATCTGCTCGGTCGGCGGTTCGTCGCCCCTGAGGCTTGCTCATGCGGTAAGGCTCAGGGACCTTTCCTGCAGCAAGGTCGGCGACGACCTGATGATCGAAGGCTACACGCGGTATCCAGGAACGAGAGCTGAGTAA
- a CDS encoding diguanylate cyclase gives MQKQTILLIQSTLTRGNDTQRLLEGNGYKVFVSGSVLTALTITRQEVIDLILLDVALPDIEGLDLCHRFRKRPDTRSIPIILITARGYTPEHMADKAYGPDDYLAKPYTGSELRNRIACVLNGKTVAVEQDVKQRLRPMPTVDATQQGSNGATIQFPEPRPALITVMQQTPKPNLKLVPNAPPAHRSQPASAAARKRELTPEQNVKPGPFLHAVPPADLMLISKQGPEDIRKPEPAPSHGRGSNPEKQSELHQDNRSPPILSFAGTGDTVDDPATGLFGRPQFEAMFSKEFKRAVRFQQQMSCMLINLDGQKMMRRADEGLVKAIIGLVQKTIREVDTAAWWSGEAFIVLLPNTIRNDALQAAARILEAVANHPFTWPDATNVTMSIGVVGLPDHKIDSEQKMIDAADAVCRRAQELMVPPPIDMSSMKR, from the coding sequence ATGCAAAAGCAAACTATCCTGCTTATACAATCTACACTGACGCGGGGAAATGACACCCAGCGCCTCCTTGAGGGGAACGGCTACAAGGTTTTCGTGAGCGGTTCTGTCCTTACTGCGCTCACAATAACTCGGCAGGAAGTCATCGATCTGATCCTCCTCGATGTTGCGCTCCCCGACATCGAGGGCCTTGATCTCTGCCATCGGTTCAGGAAGCGGCCTGATACACGCTCCATTCCGATCATCCTGATCACCGCGCGGGGGTATACGCCGGAGCATATGGCAGACAAAGCGTATGGTCCCGACGATTATCTGGCGAAACCGTACACCGGAAGCGAACTCAGGAACCGCATCGCGTGTGTGCTCAACGGAAAGACGGTCGCTGTGGAGCAGGATGTGAAACAGCGCCTGAGACCGATGCCGACCGTTGATGCCACACAACAGGGTTCGAACGGGGCAACAATCCAGTTCCCGGAGCCGCGTCCGGCCCTGATCACCGTGATGCAGCAGACACCCAAGCCGAATCTGAAACTCGTTCCGAATGCGCCGCCGGCCCACCGTTCTCAGCCTGCATCAGCAGCGGCACGGAAACGGGAATTGACACCCGAACAAAACGTGAAGCCCGGCCCCTTTCTTCATGCAGTGCCTCCGGCTGACTTGATGCTGATCTCCAAACAGGGCCCGGAAGACATTCGAAAACCTGAACCGGCGCCCTCTCACGGACGAGGATCGAATCCGGAAAAACAGTCAGAGTTACATCAGGATAATCGGTCGCCTCCGATTCTTTCGTTCGCTGGCACGGGAGATACTGTCGACGATCCCGCGACGGGACTGTTCGGGCGTCCACAATTCGAGGCGATGTTTTCTAAGGAGTTCAAGAGGGCCGTACGCTTTCAACAGCAGATGAGCTGCATGCTGATCAACCTGGACGGTCAGAAGATGATGCGCAGGGCCGACGAAGGCCTGGTTAAGGCGATCATCGGGCTTGTTCAGAAAACGATACGGGAAGTGGATACCGCTGCGTGGTGGTCTGGAGAAGCCTTCATCGTGCTGCTTCCGAACACGATCCGCAACGATGCACTCCAGGCCGCGGCACGGATCCTCGAGGCCGTGGCGAACCACCCGTTTACGTGGCCCGACGCAACGAACGTCACTATGAGCATCGGAGTCGTGGGTCTGCCCGACCATAAGATCGACAGCGAACAAAAGATGATCGATGCTGCCGATGCGGTCTGCCGGCGGGCCCAGGAGCTGATGGTGCCGCCGCCAATCGACATGTCATCCATGAAACGCTGA
- a CDS encoding OmpA family protein, which translates to MRGRLLKYRAALAALIARTGAVRPESGAAPRFSSALIFLFVFILAFTSLLHSNAGAATPAGTVINNVATVTFMYGSLGGPLTANSNMTSVTTIASRTTATIELMQYAPSAPGAQNVVVGPTAYSTSGASAGPFVPEAPPMAAGGAPINLANPLPLVPVTLYHAGEPVFIRLTDHDQNLNPAVADTVIVTIRDNATGDSEVLRITETGPNTGVFTGYIQTGPGPSASGNGTLNVTTASMVTASYTDVADNTDAHSAWALVDPLGLVFDSMTGQPVNGATVTIIDSATNLPATVFGDDGVSSFPSSVISGGSAADSSGKAYVFTPGGFRFPFIRPGQYRLTVTPPNGYRAPSGVPTSFIQTLPGGPFAIVPGSRGDAFIVNAGPAVRIDVPIDPVSGGLWLMKTAGKATAATGDFVPYTLILENTVSSAIAPAVSVVDRLAPGFRYQKGSARINGVLLADPAVSPDGRGLTFAVGDLAPSATATITYVTGVTAGARPGTAINMASAVSSLGASSNIATATVQIVEDLFHSTATIAGRVVIDGCGDPALPGDGLAGVRIYLEDGTSVVSDKNGQFHFPAVKPGSHVVQLDTVTVPEEYEVGLCEDNTAFSNRAFSQFVDLQGGTLWRADFHLVPKPDTTGEIGIELRSALKTGGTGTRAEAGKEVISYAVPLHAGSVPARDLRVTVMLPEGATYLPATSALNASPVDDPQITGGAVTFRIPEATAGWEGTIRFEALVPVGGPAGELTTRAVLMADTPRARNVRTPVVETTINRVMIEQHQSVPDIVLRPRFASLSAALTEADRKQLDSIAKNMDRIVVERITVTGHTDSLPILHGGRKKFADNYVLSRARAETIAAYLAKALGLPDDRVTIIGKGPDEPVATNKTTKGRTLNRRVELQVETKQIIYTAELHGNNDSSGMKVVATRGLPAGRAWKSAAPGVDPPAMDPKTMPEYDAAWLETAQPGTAWLWPAEGRLPVIANTKIAIKHDPGSRVRLLQNGAEVEGIYFEGTARKADNTLAVSVWKGIHLFDGDNRFEAVLLDASGAETGRVERIIHYSGRPVRAELVPERSRLIADGRTPSVIAVRLFDKDSRPALEGIREDYVVDPPYLPQKRVQELQQSPLTAAATDRLKYEVGENGIALIELAPTTQTGQAVLRLTFENSTQELRVWLKPEVRDWILVGLAEGTAGYNRVTGNMETMANSGAEDRYYNDGRVAFYAKGQIKGEWLLTAAYESSAANATGNRSMYQTIDPNKYYTLYGDSTDTHYDAASAKRIYIKLERDQFYALFGDYDTGLTVTELSRYSRNFTGFKSELKSDKADATVFASETNQAFVRDEIPGDGTSGLYRLSRRNIVINSETIVIETRDRFHSEVILSTQQLSRYLDYTIDYDSGTLFFKSPVFNRDSNFNPIYIVAAYESFDASDLSYNYGGRGAVRLMDNRVEVGGTYIHEGQVGGASDLIGTDATVKLSETTKARAEIAETRNNDPLAGGTASAYLTEVTHQSARFDGKVYVREEEQGFGLGQQNVSESGTRKMGVDLAYRFTEAASLRSSAFRQETLSTGAVRDVGELQGRYAASGSEYFAGLRHAEDSFSTGMVEESDQIFGGIRYRANDRLTLRLQHDETVGGRGENADYPTRTTMGADYRLNTSSTLFVDEELTRGDDRSTATTRVGLRSSPWTGAQIGSTMEQQATESGTRLFSTTGLKQSWQISKEWSVDAGLDRSSTIHHSETFLPNPNVPPASGGEDFTAVTLGAGYRQEHWSWTGRIEHRVSDLERRIGMFTGANGELMPGWGLAGAFQGFRTDGITGSSKKNEDLRLGFAYRPPQARWIILDRLDLIVEEQEDFVSAAYNNRRVVNNLSANYKVPNMGQVSLQYGAKYVGETIDSQDFHGYTDLIGLEGRYDITKRLDVGLRGSTLRSWSADQKQYGSALSVGVTLSTNLWMSIGYNMTGYRDRDFSKSEFTAAGPFIKLRLKFDQATVREAAKWATGQ; encoded by the coding sequence ATGCGGGGCCGGCTTCTGAAATACAGGGCAGCACTGGCGGCGCTTATAGCCCGAACAGGCGCAGTGCGCCCTGAATCGGGAGCGGCCCCCCGTTTTTCATCCGCACTCATTTTCTTATTCGTCTTTATACTTGCATTTACTTCTCTGCTCCATTCCAACGCCGGCGCAGCAACCCCTGCCGGCACGGTCATCAACAATGTCGCGACGGTCACGTTCATGTATGGGTCCCTGGGCGGCCCGCTAACGGCCAATTCCAACATGACATCGGTTACCACCATCGCGTCACGAACCACGGCAACAATCGAACTCATGCAGTATGCTCCTTCCGCGCCCGGCGCCCAGAATGTCGTGGTCGGGCCGACCGCGTACAGCACCAGCGGTGCGTCAGCCGGCCCCTTTGTCCCTGAGGCGCCGCCGATGGCCGCCGGAGGCGCGCCGATCAATCTCGCAAACCCGCTCCCCCTGGTCCCGGTGACACTGTACCACGCTGGCGAGCCCGTGTTCATCCGCTTGACCGACCATGACCAAAACCTCAACCCCGCAGTTGCGGACACGGTGATCGTCACGATCCGGGACAACGCGACCGGCGACAGCGAGGTGCTCCGGATCACGGAGACAGGTCCGAACACCGGCGTGTTCACCGGATATATCCAGACAGGTCCTGGACCCTCCGCGAGCGGAAACGGCACCCTGAACGTAACTACGGCCTCGATGGTGACCGCCTCCTACACCGACGTCGCCGACAACACGGATGCCCATTCCGCATGGGCGCTGGTCGACCCTCTCGGCCTGGTCTTCGACAGCATGACGGGCCAGCCGGTGAATGGGGCGACAGTCACGATCATCGACTCGGCAACCAATCTGCCGGCGACCGTGTTCGGCGATGACGGTGTTTCATCCTTCCCGTCGAGCGTCATCTCGGGAGGCTCCGCCGCGGACAGCAGCGGCAAGGCGTATGTGTTTACGCCGGGGGGGTTCCGCTTCCCGTTCATCAGGCCCGGCCAGTACCGCCTGACCGTCACGCCGCCCAATGGATACCGGGCGCCGTCGGGCGTTCCCACATCGTTCATCCAGACTTTGCCGGGAGGCCCCTTCGCGATCGTGCCAGGTTCGCGGGGCGACGCATTTATCGTGAATGCGGGCCCGGCCGTCCGCATCGATGTTCCCATCGACCCTGTTTCGGGAGGTCTGTGGCTTATGAAGACAGCCGGCAAGGCCACCGCGGCAACCGGCGATTTCGTCCCCTACACGCTCATTCTGGAGAATACCGTCTCCTCCGCAATCGCGCCTGCTGTGTCCGTTGTTGACCGGCTCGCTCCGGGGTTCCGGTATCAGAAGGGATCGGCCCGTATAAACGGCGTGCTGCTCGCCGACCCTGCTGTCTCCCCCGACGGCCGCGGCCTCACCTTTGCGGTCGGAGACCTCGCTCCGTCAGCCACGGCAACGATCACCTATGTGACCGGGGTCACGGCAGGAGCCAGGCCCGGGACGGCGATCAACATGGCCTCTGCCGTCAGTTCCCTGGGGGCCTCCTCGAATATTGCGACAGCAACGGTCCAGATCGTCGAGGACCTCTTCCATAGCACGGCTACCATTGCCGGCCGCGTGGTCATAGACGGATGCGGCGACCCGGCGCTCCCGGGAGACGGCCTGGCCGGCGTCAGGATCTACCTCGAGGACGGCACGTCGGTCGTGAGCGACAAGAACGGACAGTTCCATTTCCCTGCCGTAAAACCCGGGTCCCACGTGGTGCAGCTCGACACAGTGACCGTCCCGGAAGAGTATGAGGTCGGGCTCTGCGAGGACAACACGGCCTTCTCCAACCGGGCTTTCTCGCAGTTCGTCGACCTCCAGGGCGGCACGCTCTGGCGCGCCGATTTTCATCTTGTACCGAAGCCGGACACCACGGGCGAGATCGGCATCGAGCTCCGCTCGGCCCTGAAGACGGGCGGCACCGGCACGCGCGCCGAGGCCGGCAAGGAAGTCATCTCCTACGCGGTCCCGCTCCATGCGGGTTCAGTGCCGGCACGGGACCTGCGCGTGACCGTCATGCTGCCGGAGGGAGCAACCTACCTTCCAGCGACCAGCGCGCTGAACGCCTCTCCCGTCGACGACCCGCAGATCACGGGGGGGGCGGTCACGTTCAGGATACCCGAGGCAACCGCAGGCTGGGAAGGAACGATCCGGTTCGAAGCGCTGGTCCCGGTCGGGGGCCCCGCCGGAGAACTGACCACGCGGGCCGTGCTCATGGCGGACACGCCAAGGGCCAGGAACGTGCGCACACCTGTCGTGGAAACGACGATCAATCGCGTCATGATCGAACAGCATCAATCCGTGCCCGACATCGTGCTCCGTCCCCGCTTCGCTTCGCTCAGCGCTGCGCTTACGGAGGCGGACAGGAAACAGCTCGACAGCATCGCCAAGAACATGGACCGCATCGTCGTGGAGCGCATCACGGTGACCGGTCACACCGATTCTCTGCCGATCCTCCACGGCGGCAGGAAAAAATTCGCGGACAATTACGTCCTGTCGCGCGCGCGCGCCGAGACTATCGCAGCGTATCTTGCAAAGGCCCTCGGACTCCCGGACGACCGGGTCACGATCATCGGGAAGGGACCCGATGAGCCCGTGGCGACGAACAAGACCACAAAGGGACGCACGCTGAATCGCCGCGTCGAGCTGCAGGTCGAAACGAAACAGATCATCTATACCGCGGAGCTGCATGGCAACAATGACAGCAGCGGCATGAAAGTTGTTGCCACCCGGGGCCTGCCGGCCGGCCGGGCTTGGAAGTCCGCGGCCCCCGGTGTTGACCCGCCCGCGATGGACCCGAAGACGATGCCGGAATACGATGCCGCATGGCTCGAGACCGCACAGCCCGGAACGGCGTGGCTCTGGCCTGCTGAGGGACGTCTTCCCGTGATCGCAAACACAAAGATCGCGATCAAGCATGATCCGGGCTCGCGCGTCAGGCTCCTGCAAAACGGGGCTGAGGTGGAGGGAATCTACTTCGAGGGAACCGCAAGAAAGGCGGACAACACGCTGGCGGTCAGCGTCTGGAAGGGCATCCATCTCTTTGACGGGGACAACCGGTTCGAGGCCGTCCTGCTCGATGCGTCCGGTGCGGAAACGGGCCGCGTAGAGCGTATCATCCATTATTCCGGCCGGCCGGTACGGGCGGAGCTCGTGCCCGAACGCTCCCGCCTGATCGCCGACGGCAGAACTCCGTCGGTGATCGCCGTCCGTCTGTTCGACAAGGACAGCCGTCCTGCGCTGGAGGGAATCCGGGAAGACTACGTGGTGGACCCGCCCTATCTGCCGCAGAAGCGGGTCCAGGAACTCCAACAGTCTCCCCTCACGGCCGCGGCCACGGACCGGTTGAAGTATGAAGTGGGCGAAAACGGCATCGCGCTCATCGAACTCGCCCCCACGACCCAGACCGGCCAGGCGGTCCTGCGGTTGACCTTCGAGAATAGCACCCAGGAACTGCGCGTCTGGCTCAAACCCGAAGTCCGCGACTGGATCCTCGTGGGCCTTGCAGAAGGCACCGCGGGGTACAACCGGGTGACGGGCAACATGGAGACCATGGCCAACTCGGGGGCAGAAGACCGGTACTATAACGACGGCAGGGTGGCGTTCTATGCCAAGGGCCAGATCAAGGGTGAGTGGCTGCTGACGGCGGCCTACGAAAGCTCAGCGGCGAACGCGACGGGCAACCGGAGCATGTACCAGACCATCGATCCCAACAAGTACTACACGCTCTACGGCGATTCCACGGATACGCACTACGACGCGGCGAGCGCCAAACGCATCTACATCAAGCTCGAGCGCGACCAGTTCTACGCGCTCTTCGGCGATTACGACACCGGACTCACGGTCACCGAGCTCTCCCGGTACAGCAGGAACTTCACGGGGTTCAAGTCCGAGTTGAAGAGCGACAAGGCGGACGCCACCGTGTTCGCGAGCGAGACGAACCAGGCCTTCGTCCGGGACGAGATCCCCGGCGACGGAACGTCCGGCCTGTACCGGCTTTCGCGCAGGAACATCGTCATCAACTCGGAAACGATCGTTATCGAGACCCGTGACCGTTTCCACAGTGAGGTGATCCTCTCCACCCAGCAGCTCAGCCGTTATCTTGACTACACGATCGACTACGACTCGGGCACGCTATTCTTCAAGTCGCCGGTCTTCAACCGGGACAGCAACTTTAACCCCATTTACATCGTGGCAGCCTACGAGTCATTCGACGCATCGGACCTGTCCTATAATTATGGAGGCCGGGGCGCGGTCCGGCTCATGGACAACCGCGTCGAAGTTGGCGGCACGTACATCCACGAGGGTCAGGTCGGGGGAGCCTCGGACCTGATCGGGACCGATGCGACCGTGAAATTGAGCGAGACGACAAAAGCCAGGGCCGAGATCGCCGAGACGAGAAACAACGATCCCCTGGCCGGCGGTACGGCCTCCGCGTATCTTACGGAAGTGACCCACCAGTCTGCCCGGTTCGACGGTAAGGTCTACGTGCGCGAGGAGGAGCAGGGCTTCGGCCTGGGACAGCAGAATGTGAGTGAATCCGGAACGCGCAAGATGGGCGTCGATCTCGCCTACCGCTTCACGGAAGCGGCCAGCCTCAGGAGCTCGGCCTTCCGGCAGGAGACCCTGAGCACCGGCGCCGTCCGCGACGTCGGCGAGCTTCAGGGCAGGTACGCCGCCTCGGGCTCGGAATACTTCGCCGGGCTGCGGCATGCCGAGGATTCCTTCAGCACCGGCATGGTCGAGGAGTCGGACCAGATATTCGGAGGGATCCGGTACCGCGCGAATGACCGCCTGACCCTGCGACTCCAGCACGATGAGACGGTTGGCGGCCGCGGCGAGAACGCCGATTACCCCACGCGGACGACCATGGGAGCCGACTACAGGCTGAATACGAGCTCGACCCTCTTCGTCGACGAGGAACTCACCAGGGGCGACGATCGGAGCACGGCGACGACGCGGGTGGGTCTGCGATCCTCGCCCTGGACGGGCGCACAGATCGGTTCGACCATGGAGCAGCAGGCGACCGAATCCGGGACCCGGCTCTTTTCCACCACGGGGCTCAAACAGAGCTGGCAGATCAGCAAGGAATGGAGCGTTGATGCCGGGCTCGACAGGTCGTCTACGATCCATCATTCGGAAACGTTCCTGCCGAACCCCAACGTGCCGCCCGCTTCAGGAGGCGAAGACTTTACGGCCGTGACGCTCGGCGCGGGATACCGCCAGGAACACTGGTCCTGGACCGGCAGGATCGAACACCGCGTCTCGGACCTTGAACGGAGGATCGGAATGTTCACGGGTGCCAACGGCGAGCTGATGCCGGGATGGGGATTGGCCGGAGCGTTCCAGGGATTCCGGACCGACGGAATAACGGGATCCAGCAAAAAGAACGAGGACCTGCGTCTGGGCTTCGCCTACCGCCCGCCCCAGGCCCGATGGATCATCCTCGACCGCCTTGATCTCATTGTTGAAGAGCAGGAGGACTTCGTGTCCGCAGCGTACAACAACCGCCGCGTGGTCAACAACCTGAGTGCAAACTACAAGGTTCCCAACATGGGGCAGGTCTCACTGCAGTACGGAGCAAAGTACGTCGGAGAAACCATAGACAGCCAGGACTTCCATGGCTATACGGACCTGATCGGTCTGGAGGGCCGTTACGACATCACCAAGCGCTTGGATGTGGGTCTCCGCGGCAGCACGCTCCGCTCGTGGAGTGCCGACCAGAAGCAGTATGGAAGCGCCCTCTCGGTGGGCGTGACCTTAAGCACCAACCTGTGGATGAGCATCGGATATAACATGACCGGATATAGGGACCGTGATTTTTCGAAATCCGAGTTCACCGCCGCCGGCCCGTTCATCAAACTGCGGCTCAAGTTCGACCAGGCAACGGTGCGGGAAGCCGCCAAGTGGGCCACCGGACAGTAG
- a CDS encoding YbhB/YbcL family Raf kinase inhibitor-like protein gives MEPLTITSPAFRTGELIPSKFTCDGQDVNPALAIGNVPAGTKSLALIMDDPDAPNGTWVHWVLWNIDPAMREIKENSVPAGAKPGTNDFRKTSYGGPCPPPGTHRYFFKMYALDTMLDLGSGATKAALEKAMKGHVLAQGELMGRYKRR, from the coding sequence ATGGAACCGCTTACGATCACGAGCCCGGCCTTCAGGACCGGAGAGCTCATCCCGTCAAAGTTCACCTGTGACGGCCAGGATGTGAACCCCGCCCTGGCCATAGGCAATGTCCCTGCGGGGACGAAGTCCCTGGCGCTCATCATGGATGATCCTGACGCTCCGAACGGCACCTGGGTCCACTGGGTCCTTTGGAACATTGACCCGGCGATGCGGGAAATCAAGGAGAACAGCGTGCCAGCCGGCGCGAAGCCGGGGACCAATGATTTCCGGAAGACCTCGTACGGCGGCCCCTGTCCTCCTCCGGGAACGCACCGTTATTTCTTCAAAATGTATGCATTGGATACCATGCTGGACCTCGGCTCCGGCGCAACGAAGGCGGCTCTGGAGAAGGCGATGAAGGGCCACGTCCTCGCGCAGGGGGAACTGATGGGCCGGTACAAGCGGAGATAA